One genomic window of Medicago truncatula cultivar Jemalong A17 chromosome 1, MtrunA17r5.0-ANR, whole genome shotgun sequence includes the following:
- the LOC112416406 gene encoding uncharacterized protein, translating into MMCSNFLFLIMTHLMEIREKKKKIIAMFMIYMEMLNYFMLMTIVLCYLELSKRSKKQKRSWNFYERSLIREVHFRRIIYISDLACIENTRMDRAAFHKLCDMLQVIGGLLPTRHMCVEELVAMFLHILAHHVKNRLIRRQFVRSCETISRHFSNVLLAVLKCHKELLKQPKPILEGNTDERWKYFKNCLGALDGTYIKVNVPEADKSRYRTRKGEIATNVLGICSPDLQFIYVLPGWEGSAADSRVLRDAISRPNGLKVPHGYYYLCDAGYMNGEGFLTPYRGQRYHLSEWRNGLQPSTPKEFFIMKHSSARNVIERCFGLLKGRWAILREKSFYPVKTQGRIIAACCLLHNHIRKEMALDPLELNLGDDEFSDEVMSSDMITTVEPSTTWSQWRDSFSLDIFNSWRGGNH; encoded by the exons ATGATGTGCagcaattttttgtttttaatcatgACACATTTGATGGAAATacgtgaaaagaagaaaaaaattatagcaatgTTTATGATATATATGGAGATGTTgaattactttatgttgatgaCAATTGTGTTATGCTACCTTGAGTTAAGTAAGCGttcaaaaaagcaaaaaagGTCATGGAATTTTTATGAAAGAAGTTTAATTAGAGAAGTCCATTTTCGTAGAATTATTTACATAAGTGATTTGGCTTGCATTGAAAATACAAGGATGGATAGAGCTGCTTTCCATAAACTATGTGACATGTTGCAAGTTATTGGTGGATTGCTTCCTACTCGACACATGTGTGTGGAGGAGTTGGTGGCCATGTTTTTACATATATTGGCACATCATGTTAAGAATAGATTGATTAGAAGACAATTTGTTAGGTCATGTGAAACGATTAGTAGGCATTTCAGTAATGTATTATTGGCAGTTTTGAAGTGTCATAAAGAATTATTAAAACAACCTAAACCAATTTTGGAGGGCAACACAGACGAACGATGGAAAtactttaaaaattgtttagGAGCTCTTGATGGCACTTACATCAAGGTCAATGTGCCGGAAGCTGACAAAAGTAGATATAGAACAAGGAAGGGTGAGATAGCTACAAATGTGTTAGGTATATGCTCACCAGATTTACAATTCATATATGTTTTGCCTGGTTGGGAGGGATCAGCTGCTGACTCTAGAGTCCTTAGAGATGCTATTTCTCGACCAAATGGTTTAAAGGTTCCTCATG GGTATTATTATTTATGTGATGCTGGATACATGAATGGAGAAGGATTTCTTACTCCTTATAGAGGTCAAAGGTATCACCTTAGTGAGTGGAGGAATGGATTACAACCATCTACACCTAAAGAATTTTTCATTATGAAACATTCTTCAGCTAGGAATGTAATAGAAAGATGTTTTGGACTTTTGAAAGGACGTTGGGCTATATTGAGAGAGAAGTCATTTTATCCTGTAAAAACTCAAGGAAGAATAATAGCAGCTTGTTGTCTTCTACATAATCATATTCGCAAGGAAATGGCATTGGATCCTTTGGAATTGAATTTAGGAGATGATGAGTTCTCTGATGAAGTCATGTCCAGTGACATGATAACTACGGTGGAGCCAAGTACGACATGGAGTCAATGGAGAGATAGTTTTTCATTAGATATATTTAATAGCTGGAGAGGTGGAAATCATTga